The Halococcus salifodinae DSM 8989 genome includes a region encoding these proteins:
- the priS gene encoding DNA primase small subunit PriS, producing MEERTRAYLRGRFRDHYRRTEPTPPPDADAREWGYIPWTSSPGTTMVRHKSTLDLGDFGDFLARERPRHIYFSAGRYDEPAAGSMDEKDWQGSDLVFDLDADHLPSVELGEDSYAEMLGKCKDALLRLLDFLEDDFDFRELDIVFSGGRGYHVHVRDDGVQDLERDARREIVDYVRGIGLDLDGLIATEAVGGTAGRKSPAQKRTLRTEGGWSARAHRHLLGFVDDLLELDDEAAIARLREFDGIGEGKAKAALRAARTNYESIETGNIDVHPAFYGLAQRLVPEVVAADNAPIDEPVTTDTNRLIRLPGSLHGGSGLRVAPIDRDHVEAFDPLVETIPETFRGQEISIELDEEHLIELDGDSFTLPAGRHEVREYVGVFLMARGHAEKGEE from the coding sequence ATGGAAGAGCGCACGCGTGCGTACCTCCGAGGGCGGTTCCGGGATCATTACCGCCGGACGGAGCCGACGCCGCCGCCTGACGCCGACGCGCGCGAGTGGGGGTACATCCCGTGGACCTCCAGTCCGGGCACCACGATGGTTCGGCACAAGTCGACCCTCGATCTCGGCGACTTCGGTGATTTCCTCGCGCGTGAGCGCCCGCGCCATATCTACTTCTCGGCGGGACGATACGACGAGCCCGCTGCGGGGAGCATGGACGAAAAGGACTGGCAGGGGTCGGATCTCGTGTTCGACCTCGACGCCGACCATCTCCCCTCGGTGGAGCTCGGCGAGGACTCATATGCAGAGATGCTCGGAAAGTGCAAGGACGCGCTCCTCCGTCTGCTCGACTTCCTCGAAGACGACTTCGATTTCCGGGAGCTCGACATCGTCTTCTCTGGCGGTCGGGGATACCACGTCCACGTTCGCGACGATGGAGTTCAGGACCTGGAGCGCGACGCCCGACGTGAGATCGTGGACTACGTCCGCGGGATCGGGCTCGATCTCGACGGCCTCATCGCCACGGAAGCAGTCGGCGGGACCGCCGGGCGGAAGAGTCCGGCTCAGAAGCGCACGCTCCGAACCGAAGGCGGGTGGAGCGCGCGCGCACACCGCCACCTCCTCGGGTTCGTCGACGACTTGCTGGAACTGGACGACGAGGCGGCGATCGCTCGTCTCCGCGAGTTCGACGGGATCGGCGAGGGGAAGGCCAAGGCCGCGCTGCGCGCCGCACGCACCAACTACGAGTCGATCGAAACAGGAAACATCGACGTCCATCCCGCGTTCTACGGCCTCGCACAGCGCCTGGTTCCCGAAGTCGTCGCGGCGGACAACGCCCCGATCGACGAGCCCGTGACGACCGACACGAACCGGCTGATCCGGCTGCCCGGCAGCCTCCACGGCGGGAGCGGCCTCCGTGTCGCGCCGATCGATCGCGATCACGTCGAAGCGTTCGATCCCCTCGTTGAGACGATTCCCGAGACGTTCCGCGGTCAGGAAATTTCGATCGAGCTCGACGAGGAACATCTGATCGAACTCGACGGCGATAGCTTTACACTCCCGGCGGGCAGACATGAGGTCCGTGAATACGTCGGCGTGTTCCTGATGGCACGCGGCCACGCCGAGAAGGGCGAAGAATGA
- a CDS encoding lycopene cyclase domain-containing protein, whose protein sequence is MLPDLLPDIGVFGPYTYLVTEVIFGALALGLLFVTDALRRAARTVVALYPLAYFWDWYTLEVGVFEIPLRTGVEFLWIPIEEHIFMIVVPALVVGIHELVNGPPID, encoded by the coding sequence ATGCTACCGGATCTGCTGCCGGACATCGGCGTCTTCGGTCCTTATACGTATCTCGTGACCGAGGTGATCTTCGGCGCGCTCGCGCTCGGGTTGCTTTTCGTGACCGACGCACTCCGTCGCGCCGCGCGGACCGTCGTTGCGCTCTATCCCCTCGCATACTTCTGGGACTGGTACACCCTCGAAGTCGGTGTGTTCGAAATTCCACTCCGAACCGGCGTCGAGTTTCTGTGGATTCCGATCGAGGAACACATCTTCATGATCGTCGTGCCGGCGCTGGTCGTCGGGATCCACGAACTCGTCAACGGACCGCCGATCGACTGA
- a CDS encoding CBS domain-containing protein: MDIADIATPDHAEVTSDERLGKVRAIFEEQNPRGIIVVDDGEYAGVITQRALMQSHVEDSTKVSALADTAPTIERTADVRDVARMLVEGNTKVSPVFENDELWGIVTADAILEAVLEHLDALVVDQIHTDDVITVTEDTQVGRAINLLREHGISRLPVENEAGYLTGMVTTHDLVDFVVRSMDQPTEGDRSGDSERMLDIPVYDMMSSPVATIEGESSVREAVDRMLENDYNGVVVTPPEDDRTVAGVLTKTDVLRALSYTEDDHMDVQITNIDLLDTISRESIRESITQVSDKYQEMQVQHAHVRFHKHKEKLRGTPLIQTQIRLRTDQGQVAGTGEGYGADSAFRVALDKLERNVLEQKGIRSDAERQGQLLRKLNQI, translated from the coding sequence ATGGATATTGCCGACATCGCGACCCCGGACCACGCCGAGGTCACGAGCGACGAGCGTCTCGGGAAAGTGCGCGCGATCTTCGAGGAGCAGAACCCGCGCGGGATCATCGTCGTCGACGACGGCGAGTACGCCGGCGTGATAACCCAACGCGCGCTGATGCAGTCCCACGTCGAGGACTCGACGAAGGTGAGTGCGCTCGCCGACACGGCCCCCACCATCGAGCGCACGGCGGACGTTCGGGACGTCGCGCGGATGCTCGTCGAGGGCAACACCAAGGTCTCACCGGTGTTCGAGAACGACGAGCTCTGGGGGATCGTCACCGCCGACGCGATCCTGGAAGCGGTGCTCGAACACCTCGACGCGCTCGTCGTCGACCAGATCCACACCGACGACGTCATCACCGTCACCGAGGACACCCAGGTCGGTCGGGCGATCAACCTCCTCCGCGAGCACGGCATCTCCCGACTCCCGGTCGAGAACGAGGCAGGCTACCTCACGGGGATGGTCACGACCCACGACCTCGTCGATTTCGTGGTGCGCAGCATGGACCAGCCCACCGAGGGCGACCGGTCGGGCGACTCCGAGCGGATGCTCGACATCCCGGTGTACGACATGATGAGTTCGCCTGTGGCGACGATCGAGGGCGAGTCGTCCGTCCGCGAGGCGGTCGACAGGATGCTCGAGAACGACTACAACGGCGTCGTGGTCACGCCACCGGAGGACGACCGGACGGTCGCCGGCGTCCTCACCAAGACCGACGTCCTCCGCGCGCTCAGCTACACCGAGGACGACCACATGGACGTCCAGATCACCAACATCGACCTGCTGGACACCATCTCTCGGGAGTCGATCCGCGAGTCGATCACCCAGGTGTCCGATAAGTACCAGGAGATGCAGGTCCAGCACGCTCACGTCCGCTTTCACAAGCACAAGGAGAAACTCCGGGGCACGCCGCTGATCCAGACCCAGATCCGCCTCCGGACGGATCAGGGTCAGGTCGCCGGCACCGGTGAGGGCTACGGCGCTGACAGCGCCTTTCGAGTCGCCCTCGACAAGCTCGAACGCAACGTCCTCGAACAGAAGGGGATCCGGAGCGACGCCGAACGCCAGGGCCAGCTCCTCCGGAAGCTCAATCAGATCTAG
- the radB gene encoding DNA repair and recombination protein RadB has translation MTDEADGFIFVRQVRIEGVSDPISTGCATIDELLGGGLSRGAITQVYGTPAAGKTNIALSAAVDVAADGGTVCYLDTEGLSAERFEQIAGARDADLGDLSSRIVVSEALDFGEQEEAVRDAEQLAERASLIVLDSATGFYRLERTTEDSGETLRRVGRQLTHLLGLARRHDLAVLVTNQVFSDPESDSGRARPLGGHTLAHLTGVIVRLERFRAGNRRATLEKHPAKAAGDTVRFAITDTGLEGVEEDV, from the coding sequence ATGACCGACGAGGCCGATGGGTTCATTTTTGTTCGGCAGGTGCGAATCGAGGGTGTGAGCGATCCGATCTCGACGGGCTGTGCGACCATCGACGAGCTCCTCGGCGGCGGCCTGTCGCGCGGGGCCATCACACAGGTGTACGGCACGCCGGCGGCCGGCAAGACGAACATCGCGCTGTCGGCGGCGGTCGATGTCGCCGCCGACGGCGGGACCGTCTGCTATCTCGATACCGAGGGACTCTCGGCCGAGCGGTTCGAGCAGATCGCGGGGGCGCGCGATGCCGATCTCGGCGACCTCTCCTCGCGGATCGTGGTCTCCGAGGCGCTGGATTTCGGCGAGCAGGAGGAGGCGGTTCGGGACGCAGAACAGCTCGCCGAGCGCGCGTCGCTGATCGTGCTCGACAGTGCGACGGGGTTCTACCGCCTGGAGCGCACCACCGAGGACAGCGGCGAGACGCTTCGACGAGTGGGTCGTCAGCTCACCCACCTGCTCGGGCTCGCGCGCCGGCACGATCTCGCGGTGCTCGTCACGAATCAGGTGTTCTCCGATCCCGAGTCCGACTCCGGTCGCGCGCGGCCACTCGGCGGTCACACGCTCGCCCACCTGACCGGCGTGATCGTCCGGCTCGAACGGTTCAGAGCGGGGAATCGCCGCGCGACGCTCGAAAAGCATCCCGCGAAGGCTGCCGGCGACACCGTTCGGTTCGCGATCACCGATACGGGACTCGAAGGCGTCGAGGAGGACGTGTAG
- a CDS encoding NUDIX hydrolase N-terminal domain-containing protein: MTDDESVDILPLLDELRAIGQNGLMDADSPYDRERNERLLELASEYYGKTIDVPPAEVQDRLEKELGYATAKVGAGAAVFNDDGKILLVKRADNRKWGFPAGGVEPNESAAEAAVRETKEEAGVDVRVDELIGVSHREAGKSSPHSIIHLQYLCERTDGRLQPSHETEDVRYWDIDDVPVWHPGSRKLATDAYELWSEMNEKQ, from the coding sequence ATGACCGACGACGAAAGCGTGGACATCCTACCGTTGCTCGACGAACTTCGAGCCATCGGACAGAACGGGCTGATGGACGCCGACAGCCCCTACGACCGGGAACGAAACGAACGACTTCTCGAACTCGCGAGCGAGTATTACGGGAAGACGATCGACGTGCCGCCGGCGGAGGTCCAGGATCGACTAGAGAAGGAACTCGGCTACGCTACGGCGAAGGTCGGCGCAGGGGCGGCTGTTTTCAACGACGACGGAAAGATACTGCTGGTGAAACGCGCAGATAACCGAAAATGGGGGTTTCCAGCTGGTGGAGTCGAACCGAACGAATCGGCCGCCGAGGCCGCAGTGCGCGAAACCAAAGAAGAGGCCGGGGTTGACGTACGAGTCGACGAACTGATCGGAGTGTCTCACAGGGAAGCAGGCAAATCGAGTCCGCACTCGATCATTCACCTTCAGTATCTCTGCGAGCGAACGGATGGGAGACTCCAGCCGTCACACGAAACCGAGGACGTGCGATACTGGGACATCGACGACGTTCCAGTTTGGCATCCCGGCTCTCGAAAGCTGGCGACCGACGCATACGAACTGTGGTCCGAGATGAACGAGAAGCAGTAG
- a CDS encoding sugar nucleotide-binding protein: protein MSGTLVVGGSGFVGGEVVAALERGSERVVATHHRQAVSHAPIAFDFWTDDLAPLLDDHDIETVVFAATVEHGYDQPIEAFERAAARVLDDCRDQRFIYVSSDSVFEGVDGRYAEDDDRRPTTEYGRRLVAFEDVVRRIHGDYCIVRPGYVFGFSRGELDPRLADTRERLQANVPIEYFDDMYKSPIAVSELAAAIRTLAADDYVGVVHAGGPRTSVYRFHCDGMQGLGISPDSIVSTVIPSDMDVPPDLSLVAERLTDLTGIELSPVRDAIRSDK, encoded by the coding sequence ATGAGTGGAACGCTCGTGGTCGGCGGGAGCGGGTTCGTCGGTGGCGAAGTCGTTGCCGCGCTGGAACGGGGCAGTGAGCGTGTCGTCGCGACACACCACCGCCAGGCCGTTTCGCACGCCCCGATCGCGTTCGATTTCTGGACCGACGACCTCGCGCCGCTGCTCGACGACCACGACATCGAGACGGTGGTCTTCGCCGCGACGGTCGAACACGGCTACGACCAACCCATCGAAGCGTTCGAGCGGGCCGCCGCACGCGTTCTCGACGACTGTAGGGACCAACGATTCATCTACGTGTCCAGCGATTCCGTGTTCGAGGGAGTCGATGGCCGGTACGCCGAGGACGACGACCGACGGCCGACCACCGAGTACGGTCGTCGACTCGTTGCGTTCGAGGACGTGGTTCGACGTATTCACGGAGATTACTGTATCGTCCGACCGGGCTACGTGTTCGGCTTCTCGCGGGGCGAACTCGATCCGCGCCTCGCCGATACTCGCGAGCGCCTCCAAGCGAACGTTCCGATCGAATACTTCGACGACATGTACAAGAGCCCGATCGCGGTCTCAGAACTCGCGGCGGCGATCCGGACGCTCGCGGCCGACGACTACGTGGGCGTCGTTCACGCTGGCGGACCGCGAACGAGCGTCTATCGCTTCCACTGTGACGGCATGCAGGGCCTCGGGATTTCACCGGATTCCATCGTGTCGACGGTGATTCCCAGCGATATGGACGTGCCACCGGACCTCTCGCTCGTCGCCGAACGGCTCACGGACCTCACCGGAATCGAGCTATCTCCGGTTCGAGACGCGATCCGCTCCGACAAGTGA
- the larC gene encoding nickel pincer cofactor biosynthesis protein LarC, which translates to MRTLAFDGRMGASGDMLCGALLAAGADPDVLRPVEDALDVRYATDETTKNGIRATTVDVLLDADDERDDHDADDGHGHHDHRHDHDHNHANGHDHTHAEGAGPSRSYPEVVDLVESMSLSSGVAADALVIFEVLGCAEAAVHGTDLDDTHFHEVGADDAIADVVGASLLLDDLDVERVVTTPLATGGGEVTMSHGTYPVPTPAVVEVAGRAAWSLRGGPVETELLTPTGAAILAHVAEGAEQLPTLQVDTSGYGAGDHDFPEHPNVLRALVGDGEGELIEDGIRVLETNLDDATPEVLGGLHESLRAAGARDVSVVPTTMKKSRPGHLVKVIVKPEDVERVARRLAVETGTLGVRETGARHRWIASREFETAAVGIDGSEYEVDVKIASDAAGEVYDVSAEYDDAAAVAAEADVAVREVVRLAEANVRK; encoded by the coding sequence ATGCGAACGCTGGCTTTCGACGGGCGAATGGGAGCGAGCGGCGACATGCTCTGCGGGGCGCTGCTCGCCGCCGGCGCGGATCCGGACGTGCTGAGGCCGGTCGAGGATGCGCTCGACGTTCGGTACGCGACCGACGAGACGACGAAAAACGGCATTCGTGCGACCACGGTCGACGTGCTTCTCGACGCTGACGACGAACGCGACGATCACGACGCGGACGACGGCCACGGACACCACGACCATCGTCACGATCACGACCACAACCACGCGAACGGCCACGATCACACCCACGCGGAGGGAGCGGGTCCTTCGCGGAGCTACCCTGAGGTCGTCGATCTCGTCGAGTCGATGTCGCTCTCATCTGGCGTCGCGGCCGACGCGCTCGTGATCTTCGAGGTCCTTGGCTGCGCTGAGGCGGCGGTCCACGGCACCGACCTCGACGATACGCACTTCCACGAGGTCGGCGCTGACGACGCCATCGCTGACGTCGTCGGCGCGTCGCTCTTACTCGACGATCTCGACGTCGAGCGTGTCGTGACCACGCCGCTCGCGACCGGCGGCGGCGAAGTCACGATGAGCCACGGGACGTATCCAGTGCCGACCCCCGCGGTCGTCGAGGTCGCAGGACGCGCCGCGTGGTCGCTCCGAGGTGGCCCGGTCGAGACCGAACTCCTCACGCCGACGGGCGCGGCGATCCTCGCCCACGTCGCCGAGGGGGCAGAGCAACTCCCCACGCTTCAAGTCGATACATCGGGCTACGGTGCGGGCGATCACGACTTCCCCGAGCACCCGAACGTGCTCCGCGCGCTCGTCGGCGACGGCGAGGGCGAGCTGATCGAGGACGGGATTCGGGTGCTCGAAACGAACCTCGACGACGCCACGCCCGAGGTGCTCGGCGGCCTCCACGAGAGCCTGCGAGCAGCGGGCGCGCGCGACGTGTCGGTGGTGCCGACCACGATGAAGAAGTCCCGTCCGGGCCATCTCGTGAAGGTGATCGTCAAACCCGAGGATGTCGAACGCGTGGCCCGGCGGCTCGCGGTCGAGACGGGGACGCTGGGAGTGCGCGAGACCGGCGCGCGCCACCGCTGGATCGCTTCGCGCGAGTTCGAAACCGCCGCCGTCGGGATCGATGGCAGCGAGTACGAGGTCGACGTGAAGATCGCGAGCGATGCCGCGGGCGAGGTGTACGATGTGAGCGCCGAGTACGACGACGCGGCTGCGGTCGCGGCCGAGGCGGACGTGGCGGTGCGGGAGGTCGTGCGTCTGGCGGAAGCGAACGTTCGGAAATGA
- a CDS encoding CDC48 family AAA ATPase, producing the protein MNEVQLEVAKAYPNDSGRGIARLDPDTLLHLKLSPGDIIEIEGGDTTAAKVWRADRQDWNTDTVRIDGFTRQNADIGIGERVEIRKADERKADKLVLAPPEEASVQFGSDAAGMVKRQILKRPVVERDIVPVMSSTNHPFMRSPGQAIPLIAVETEPDGVALVTEDTEVELREEPISGFEKTGGGITYEDIGGLGSEIQRVREMVELPMKHPQVFQKLGIEPPQGVLLHGPPGTGKTLLAKAVANETSASFFSIAGPEIISKYYGESEQQLREIFEDATEESPAIIFIDELDSIAPKREDVTGEVERRVVAQLLTMMDGLESRGQVIVIAATNRVDSVDPALRRPGRFDREIEIGVPDERGREEILQIHTRGMPLSDDVNLANLADETHGFVGADIESLTKESAMKALRRYLPEIDLDEEDVPPSLIDRMIIKRDDFDGALNEVSPSAMREVLVELPKISWDDVGGLDDAKGEVKEAVEWPLSSPERFSRLGIEPPSGVLLYGPPGTGKTLMAKAVANETNANFISVRGPQLLSKWVGESEKAIRQTFRKARQVSPTVIFFDELDSLAPSRGGDVGSNVSERVVNQLLTELDGLEDMKNVMVIGATNRPDMIDPALIRSGRFDRLVMVGQPDVEGREQILGIHTDDTPLTADVSLREMAEITDGYVGSDLESIAREAAIHALRDDPEAETVAMRHFRAALESVRPTITEDILDYYDRMEDEFKGGGADTAQDRGGSRIGFR; encoded by the coding sequence ATGAATGAAGTCCAACTGGAAGTGGCGAAGGCGTACCCGAACGACTCGGGCCGTGGCATCGCCCGGTTAGATCCCGATACCCTCCTGCATCTCAAACTCTCACCCGGCGACATCATCGAGATCGAGGGCGGCGACACCACCGCCGCGAAAGTCTGGCGTGCGGACCGTCAGGACTGGAACACGGACACCGTCCGCATCGACGGTTTCACCCGTCAGAACGCCGATATCGGTATCGGCGAGCGCGTCGAGATCCGAAAGGCCGACGAGCGAAAGGCCGACAAGCTGGTGCTCGCACCGCCCGAGGAGGCCTCCGTCCAGTTCGGTAGCGATGCTGCCGGAATGGTCAAGCGCCAGATCCTGAAGCGGCCGGTAGTCGAGCGCGACATCGTCCCCGTCATGTCGAGCACGAACCATCCGTTCATGCGCTCGCCCGGCCAGGCGATCCCGTTGATCGCGGTCGAGACCGAGCCCGACGGCGTGGCGCTCGTCACCGAGGACACCGAGGTCGAGCTGCGCGAGGAACCCATCTCGGGGTTCGAGAAAACGGGTGGAGGAATCACCTACGAGGACATTGGCGGACTGGGCAGCGAGATCCAGCGGGTGCGCGAGATGGTCGAGCTCCCGATGAAACACCCCCAGGTGTTCCAGAAGCTCGGGATCGAGCCGCCCCAGGGGGTGTTGCTCCACGGACCGCCCGGCACTGGAAAAACGCTGCTCGCGAAGGCGGTCGCGAACGAAACCTCGGCGAGTTTCTTCTCGATCGCCGGCCCGGAGATCATCTCGAAGTACTACGGCGAGTCCGAACAGCAGCTCCGGGAGATCTTCGAGGACGCCACCGAGGAGTCGCCCGCGATCATCTTCATCGACGAGCTCGACTCGATCGCGCCGAAACGCGAGGACGTCACTGGCGAGGTCGAGCGGCGCGTCGTCGCCCAGCTCCTGACGATGATGGACGGGCTCGAAAGTCGAGGTCAGGTCATCGTGATCGCCGCGACCAACCGCGTCGACTCGGTCGATCCCGCGCTCCGACGGCCCGGTCGATTCGACCGTGAGATCGAAATTGGAGTACCCGACGAGCGCGGGAGGGAAGAGATCCTCCAGATCCACACGCGCGGGATGCCGCTGAGCGACGACGTCAATCTCGCGAACCTCGCCGACGAGACCCACGGGTTCGTCGGAGCCGACATCGAGAGCCTCACGAAGGAGTCGGCGATGAAGGCGCTGCGGCGGTATCTCCCCGAGATCGACCTCGACGAGGAGGACGTGCCGCCGTCGCTGATCGACCGGATGATCATCAAGCGCGACGACTTCGACGGGGCCCTGAACGAGGTGTCGCCGAGTGCGATGCGGGAGGTGCTCGTCGAACTCCCGAAGATCTCGTGGGACGACGTCGGCGGGCTCGACGACGCGAAAGGTGAGGTGAAAGAAGCCGTGGAGTGGCCGCTGTCGAGCCCCGAGCGGTTCAGCCGGCTGGGGATCGAACCGCCCTCGGGGGTGTTGCTCTACGGGCCGCCCGGGACGGGGAAGACCCTGATGGCGAAGGCGGTCGCGAACGAGACCAACGCCAACTTCATCTCGGTGCGGGGCCCGCAGTTGTTGTCGAAGTGGGTCGGCGAGTCGGAGAAAGCGATCCGCCAGACGTTCCGGAAGGCGCGGCAGGTCTCACCAACAGTAATCTTCTTCGACGAACTCGACAGTTTGGCACCGAGTCGGGGTGGCGACGTCGGCTCCAACGTTTCGGAGCGAGTAGTCAATCAGCTCCTCACGGAGCTCGACGGGCTGGAGGACATGAAGAACGTGATGGTGATCGGCGCGACCAACCGGCCGGACATGATCGATCCCGCGCTGATCCGGTCGGGCCGGTTCGACCGGCTCGTGATGGTCGGCCAGCCCGACGTCGAGGGCCGCGAGCAGATCCTCGGGATCCACACCGACGATACGCCGCTCACGGCGGACGTGAGCCTGCGAGAGATGGCCGAGATCACCGATGGCTACGTCGGATCGGATCTCGAATCCATCGCGCGCGAGGCCGCGATCCACGCGCTTCGTGACGATCCAGAGGCCGAGACCGTGGCGATGCGCCATTTCCGGGCAGCGCTCGAATCGGTCCGACCAACGATCACCGAGGACATCCTCGACTACTACGACCGGATGGAAGACGAGTTCAAGGGCGGTGGGGCCGACACCGCCCAGGATCGGGGCGGCAGCCGGATCGGCTTCCGATGA
- a CDS encoding amidohydrolase — protein sequence MQQQRHDDLIQLRRDLHRHPEPAWREFYTTSRIVEECERIGVDELLVGPEVLADGERNAVPDDDELRRWHDRAREVGAREDVLERTEGGYTGAIAVLERGEGPTVGLRVDIDGLLREEATDDDHAPVREGFRSETEGMHACGHDAHATIGIGVLEAVAESDFEGTFKLFFQPGEEMVAGGKPMAKSGHLDDVDALLAVHVGLDHPTGEVVAGVGGFLAVHHFRADFAGTPAHAGGKPNAGENAVQAMATTIQNLYAIPRHEDGPTRVNAGMVGGGTATNIIPEAAFIEGEVRGETTELMEYTRERAERVLDSAAAMHGCSVDLSTVGEAPSATSDQALVDVVFDAATRNDAVDTPTERDDLGGSEDATYLMQRVQENGGHAAYVGVGTDHPGGHHTATFDVDEASIAIGVDVLTDSILEIAEQKS from the coding sequence ATGCAGCAACAGCGACACGACGACCTGATCCAGCTGCGACGCGATCTCCACCGCCACCCCGAGCCTGCGTGGCGCGAGTTCTACACCACCTCACGGATCGTCGAGGAGTGCGAACGGATCGGTGTCGACGAGCTTCTCGTTGGACCGGAAGTACTCGCCGACGGCGAGCGGAACGCGGTCCCGGACGACGACGAACTCCGGCGCTGGCACGACCGCGCCCGCGAGGTCGGCGCGCGCGAGGACGTCCTCGAACGAACCGAGGGAGGTTACACCGGAGCTATCGCCGTCCTCGAACGGGGTGAGGGACCCACCGTGGGGCTCCGGGTCGATATCGACGGGCTGCTCCGCGAGGAGGCCACCGACGACGACCACGCGCCGGTGCGGGAGGGGTTCCGTTCCGAGACGGAGGGGATGCACGCCTGCGGGCACGACGCCCACGCGACCATCGGGATCGGAGTGCTCGAAGCGGTGGCGGAAAGCGACTTCGAGGGCACGTTCAAGCTGTTCTTCCAGCCGGGCGAGGAGATGGTCGCGGGCGGCAAGCCGATGGCGAAAAGCGGGCACCTCGACGACGTCGACGCTCTGCTCGCCGTTCACGTCGGACTCGACCACCCCACTGGCGAGGTCGTCGCGGGCGTCGGTGGCTTCCTCGCAGTGCATCACTTTCGGGCCGATTTCGCCGGCACGCCCGCCCACGCCGGTGGCAAGCCGAACGCAGGCGAGAACGCGGTTCAGGCGATGGCCACCACGATCCAGAATCTCTACGCGATCCCGCGTCACGAAGACGGTCCCACACGCGTCAACGCCGGGATGGTCGGCGGCGGCACCGCGACCAACATCATCCCCGAAGCGGCGTTCATCGAGGGCGAGGTACGGGGCGAGACCACCGAGCTGATGGAGTACACCCGCGAGCGCGCCGAGCGCGTGCTCGACAGCGCCGCCGCGATGCACGGCTGTTCGGTCGATCTCTCGACGGTAGGCGAGGCCCCGAGCGCGACGAGCGATCAGGCACTCGTCGACGTCGTGTTCGACGCGGCGACCCGGAACGACGCTGTCGACACGCCGACCGAGCGCGACGACCTCGGCGGGAGCGAGGACGCGACCTATCTGATGCAGCGCGTTCAAGAGAACGGTGGCCACGCGGCCTACGTCGGCGTCGGCACCGACCATCCCGGTGGACATCACACCGCGACGTTCGACGTCGACGAGGCGTCGATCGCGATCGGCGTCGACGTGCTCACCGACTCAATACTGGAGATCGCCGAGCAGAAGTCGTAG
- a CDS encoding uS10/mL48 family ribosomal protein codes for MPFVTKLRLTSGDRGALDREIADIKTAAARKGVEFNGPHPDPLAERRVPQSKHLSAHGGRFEDWTYTVYARSIEIVGHDEFARSVADGFPAGIHAEVEIERIRSANSS; via the coding sequence ATGCCCTTCGTCACGAAACTCAGACTCACGAGCGGCGACCGAGGCGCGCTCGATCGGGAGATCGCCGATATCAAGACGGCCGCCGCGCGCAAGGGCGTGGAGTTCAACGGGCCCCATCCCGACCCACTCGCCGAGCGTCGCGTCCCCCAGTCGAAACACCTCTCAGCCCACGGTGGCCGCTTCGAGGACTGGACCTACACCGTCTACGCCCGCTCGATCGAGATCGTCGGTCACGACGAGTTCGCCCGATCGGTCGCGGACGGGTTCCCCGCCGGGATCCACGCCGAAGTCGAGATCGAACGGATCCGGTCGGCGAATTCGAGCTGA